In the Aulosira sp. FACHB-615 genome, one interval contains:
- a CDS encoding DNA methyltransferase: MENSHINLELTNYHHNANFSFTLNPNFTEIINFNQPSKTVNEPFLKDITAGKNSYVYDAHTYHTKVPPQGIKHLIEHYTNPGDVVLDPFCGSGMTGVAATELGRKALLSDLSPAAAFIAYNINTPIDSGLYLNAVNTLLNRAAQLQKKLYTTHCRECGSETNVLYTVWSYGLICNHCQQEFIFWDVGRDEKPSVKESKIKKEVNCPHCNSLLKKRNLKRTQRYPVAIGYKCCGHRLKESCVPLDTFDRHLINSIESSLIPENLWFPQNKIPVGVNTRQPISAGITTIDQCYTRRALYAMAFLWKEASNWPDKEIREKLLFTLTSLYQRVTVFSEFRFWGGSGNTANFNVPTIMNEQNVFQTFQRKAATISWYFRESAHIPRTVQVSTQSACSLSQLPNKSIDYVFTDPPFGANINYSEMNLIWESWLQQWTDNTEEAIVNSVQGKSYADYQNLLTKAFMEIKRVLKDKSWLTVAFHNSSEKVWMVIQKALADAGFEIKGTQIFDKKHGTFKMFVSDNAVGYDLILHCQKLDNIQLYPQKNIQIKQNNDQIVQQNIIKFIKKYLAQEKTFTKSFLHVARQPEFDYRRLYSKWLATAIKDSLISISFESFRELVDKIKLENTQMHRPRTLPAFTQKEYEDAQTYLAIKVAYMMGRKFEEGDWADVYCRAKGIPKAGWSNLNIDVMYDLLGVEHKMLCYRSKPDLRDACGTTLMHPAATRSIRIPVDDQDPNQVMRNVLTQYGELINQRKNKVSQQAQSSGIPDMRTGWLLWQESLRQFLYFEEEMLIPNPDDYYAEWRPSGGGSRKQSQNLWIYERETGKKRYSVTTSAGAKIQPYFDIPSPIDPNLYIFTVIGEVLNTGLIRVWLTESTKRELQRLVGSLDTTIVSETILRVIDQLGEITSSDTDDFEIGYPILLTQDAYAALQDKLPGVNDDHCFRLLTQYLRHKND, encoded by the coding sequence ATGGAAAACTCACACATAAATTTAGAGTTAACTAATTATCATCACAATGCAAATTTCAGTTTTACATTAAATCCCAATTTTACAGAGATAATTAATTTTAATCAACCTTCTAAAACAGTAAATGAACCTTTTTTAAAAGATATCACTGCTGGTAAAAATTCTTATGTTTATGACGCTCATACATATCATACTAAAGTTCCACCACAAGGAATTAAACATTTAATTGAACATTATACAAATCCTGGAGATGTCGTCTTAGATCCTTTTTGTGGTTCAGGTATGACTGGAGTAGCAGCAACAGAACTCGGACGCAAAGCTTTATTGTCTGACTTATCTCCAGCAGCAGCTTTTATTGCTTATAACATTAATACTCCTATTGATTCTGGTCTTTATCTCAATGCAGTTAATACTCTTTTAAATCGTGCAGCACAACTGCAAAAAAAATTATATACCACTCACTGTAGAGAATGTGGTTCAGAAACAAATGTTTTATATACTGTTTGGAGTTACGGATTAATTTGTAATCATTGTCAGCAAGAGTTTATTTTTTGGGATGTTGGACGTGATGAAAAACCTTCTGTTAAAGAAAGTAAAATCAAAAAAGAAGTAAACTGTCCTCACTGTAATTCTTTACTTAAAAAACGTAATCTCAAACGAACTCAACGTTACCCTGTAGCTATCGGGTACAAATGTTGTGGACATCGCCTAAAAGAAAGTTGCGTTCCTTTGGACACTTTTGATCGTCATCTGATCAATTCAATAGAAAGTTCATTAATTCCCGAAAATCTTTGGTTCCCACAAAATAAGATTCCAGTCGGGGTAAATACCCGCCAGCCTATCTCTGCTGGTATCACTACAATCGACCAATGCTATACCCGTAGAGCTTTATATGCAATGGCATTTCTCTGGAAAGAAGCATCTAATTGGCCAGATAAAGAAATTCGAGAAAAGCTTTTGTTTACATTAACATCTTTATACCAACGTGTAACAGTTTTTAGTGAGTTTAGATTTTGGGGTGGTAGTGGAAATACCGCAAATTTCAATGTACCAACTATCATGAATGAGCAGAATGTATTTCAAACTTTTCAAAGAAAAGCTGCAACAATTAGTTGGTATTTTCGTGAATCTGCTCATATTCCCCGTACTGTTCAAGTCAGTACTCAGTCTGCTTGTAGCCTTAGCCAATTACCGAATAAATCCATTGATTATGTGTTCACAGATCCTCCCTTTGGCGCGAACATTAATTATTCGGAAATGAATCTTATTTGGGAAAGTTGGCTGCAACAATGGACAGATAATACAGAAGAGGCGATCGTCAATTCTGTTCAAGGTAAAAGTTATGCAGATTATCAGAATCTTCTCACTAAAGCTTTTATGGAGATTAAACGAGTCTTAAAAGATAAGAGTTGGTTAACTGTTGCATTTCATAACTCATCGGAAAAAGTATGGATGGTAATTCAAAAAGCTTTAGCAGATGCAGGTTTTGAAATTAAAGGAACTCAAATCTTCGATAAAAAGCATGGCACATTTAAGATGTTTGTGTCAGATAATGCTGTGGGCTACGATTTAATATTGCATTGTCAAAAATTAGACAATATTCAATTATATCCACAAAAAAACATACAGATAAAGCAAAATAATGACCAGATAGTACAGCAAAATATCATCAAATTTATCAAAAAATATTTGGCTCAAGAAAAAACTTTTACTAAAAGCTTTCTCCATGTTGCACGTCAACCTGAGTTTGACTATCGACGTTTATATTCTAAGTGGTTAGCTACAGCTATCAAAGACAGTTTAATTTCGATTAGTTTTGAATCTTTTCGAGAACTCGTCGATAAAATTAAGTTAGAGAATACACAGATGCACAGACCTCGAACATTACCAGCCTTTACCCAAAAAGAATATGAAGATGCTCAGACCTATCTTGCTATTAAAGTAGCTTATATGATGGGTCGAAAGTTTGAGGAAGGAGATTGGGCAGATGTTTACTGTCGTGCAAAAGGAATCCCCAAAGCTGGGTGGTCTAATTTAAATATTGATGTGATGTATGATCTTCTAGGCGTAGAGCATAAGATGCTTTGCTATCGATCAAAACCTGATTTAAGAGATGCCTGTGGTACAACTTTAATGCACCCAGCAGCTACCCGCTCAATCCGCATTCCAGTCGATGATCAAGATCCAAATCAAGTTATGCGTAATGTCCTAACACAATATGGTGAACTGATTAATCAAAGGAAAAATAAGGTGAGTCAGCAAGCCCAATCTTCTGGTATTCCTGACATGAGAACTGGATGGTTGCTTTGGCAAGAAAGCTTACGACAATTTTTATATTTTGAAGAAGAAATGCTCATTCCTAATCCAGATGATTACTATGCGGAATGGAGACCTTCAGGTGGTGGTTCCAGGAAACAAAGTCAAAATTTATGGATTTATGAAAGAGAAACTGGCAAGAAAAGATACTCTGTCACAACATCAGCAGGTGCTAAAATTCAACCATACTTTGATATTCCATCTCCAATTGATCCAAATCTTTACATCTTCACTGTAATTGGAGAGGTTTTGAATACAGGCTTAATCAGAGTTTGGCTAACGGAATCAACCAAGAGAGAATTACAGCGACTTGTGGGTTCACTAGATACAACAATTGTTAGCGAAACAATCTTGAGAGTTATAGATCAATTAGGTGAAATCACATCATCGGACACTGATGACTTTGAGATAGGATACCCCATACTTTTGACTCAAGATGCTTATGCTGCATTACAAGACAAGCTACCAGGGGTTAACGATGACCACTGCTTTAGGTTGCTGACTCAATACCTAAGACACAAAAATGACTGA
- a CDS encoding XisI protein — translation MDIYLKYQSIIKYVLQNHADYRDTLPDGYTCQVVFDDERGQYLLLDMGWNGDKYLHATPIHISLIGNKVWIQYDDTEEGVATDLMAEGISREDIVLGFCHPKIRQHTGFAVA, via the coding sequence ATGGATATCTACTTAAAATACCAGAGCATTATTAAATATGTCCTCCAAAACCATGCAGACTATCGTGATACTCTGCCTGATGGTTACACCTGTCAAGTTGTATTTGATGATGAAAGAGGGCAGTATTTACTTCTAGACATGGGTTGGAATGGTGATAAATATCTCCATGCAACTCCCATTCATATTAGTTTGATTGGTAATAAAGTCTGGATTCAATATGATGACACAGAAGAAGGTGTTGCAACTGATTTAATGGCAGAAGGTATATCTAGAGAAGATATCGTACTTGGTTTTTGCCATCCAAAAATTCGGCAACATACAGGTTTTGCCGTGGCTTGA
- a CDS encoding UPF0175 family protein translates to MSILIPDDILRAARMTEDELKLEIAIMLYKQEKISSGKARTWTGLTVIEFQHELAKRGLCINYDVKDFEADIKTLQSMKLL, encoded by the coding sequence ATGAGTATCTTAATCCCTGATGATATTCTCAGAGCCGCAAGAATGACGGAGGATGAGTTAAAGTTAGAAATCGCTATTATGCTTTATAAGCAAGAAAAAATTAGTAGCGGTAAAGCTCGTACTTGGACGGGATTGACAGTAATTGAATTCCAACATGAACTTGCCAAGCGTGGACTTTGTATTAATTATGATGTAAAAGATTTTGAAGCGGATATAAAAACTTTGCAGTCGATGAAGCTATTGTGA
- a CDS encoding DUF3368 domain-containing protein yields MIIVSDTSPITNLAAIAQLDLLQKLYNQIIIPAAVYNEMVFVDKLVPGAMEVQTFAWIQTQTVKDLQQVIIIQESQENIDLGEAEAIALALELKADLLLMDERRGRIVAKSYGLQVTGLLGVLVQAKRNNLIPIVKPLIDQLMEQADFRVSEQLYTTILQIAGE; encoded by the coding sequence GTGATTATTGTTAGTGATACATCACCTATTACAAATTTGGCAGCGATCGCGCAGTTAGATTTGCTGCAAAAACTTTACAATCAAATTATTATTCCAGCAGCAGTTTACAACGAAATGGTATTTGTTGATAAACTTGTTCCTGGTGCTATGGAAGTGCAAACCTTTGCCTGGATTCAAACTCAGACAGTTAAAGATTTACAACAAGTAATTATAATTCAGGAAAGTCAAGAAAATATTGACTTGGGTGAAGCTGAAGCGATCGCCTTAGCCTTAGAACTTAAAGCTGATTTACTGTTAATGGATGAACGTCGAGGGCGTATAGTAGCAAAAAGTTATGGTTTGCAAGTGACTGGATTATTGGGAGTGCTTGTACAAGCTAAACGGAATAATTTAATTCCAATTGTTAAACCGCTTATTGACCAATTAATGGAACAAGCGGATTTTCGTGTCAGCGAACAGTTGTATACAACTATTCTGCAAATTGCAGGTGAGTAA